One Amaranthus tricolor cultivar Red isolate AtriRed21 chromosome 1, ASM2621246v1, whole genome shotgun sequence DNA window includes the following coding sequences:
- the LOC130809078 gene encoding uncharacterized protein LOC130809078, producing MFIAAVARTQISSTGEVLWDGKIGIFPFTETYHALRRSVNRPVGTPQLRAITKVTRDVIRDKLINEVLPAIRLKWPANGDKDIWIQQDNAEPHILTNDQAFNEESNKDGFNIRLVCQPTSSSNMDILDLGLFSALQSIQFKSFPKDLKDLIKAVNDAYDNFEPKLLNYTWIQYQLCMIEVLKARGGNNYKNPHIGKQRLDRLGLLPRQLEIPQELIDVARQLLSHGIINLNDLPQHIEINYQYVEMD from the coding sequence ATGTTTATAGCAGCTGTTGCAAGAACTCAAATTAGCTCCACTGGAGAAGTGTTGTGGGATGGAAAAATAGGAATTTTTCCATTCACAGAAACTTATCACGCATTGAGAAGGTCAGTAAACAGACCAGTAGGTACACCACAGCTAAGAGCAATAACAAAAGTTACACGAGATGTTATTCGAGACAAACTAATCAACGAAGTTCTACCAGCAATCAGATTGAAATGGCCAGCAAATGGAGACAAAGATATTtggattcaacaagataatgccgAGCCACATATTTTAACAAATGATCAAGCATTCAATGAAGAATCCAACAAAGATGGATTTAACATAAGACTAGTTTGTCAACCGACATCCAGTTCAAATATGGACATCTTAGATTTGGGTTTGTTTAGTGCACTacaatcaattcaattcaagtCATTCCCGAAAGACCTCAAAGATTTGATCAAGGCGGTCAATGATGCATACGACAATTTTGAACCAAAACTTTTGAACTACACGTGGATACAATATCAACTATGCATGATAGAGGTGTTGAAAGCTAGAGGTGGTAATAATTACAAGAATCCACACATTGGAAAACAAAGATTGGACAGGTTGGGTTTGTTGCCAAGACAATTAGAAATTCCTCAAGAACTTATAGATGTAGCACGTCAACTTTTATCTCATGGTATAATTAATCTCAATGATCTTCCACAAcatattgaaattaattatcaatatgtAGAAATGGATTAA
- the LOC130809557 gene encoding protein LIGHT-DEPENDENT SHORT HYPOCOTYLS 4-like, translating into MDLIPPSSSSTSAGSNNGQLSRYENQKRRDWNTFGQYLKNHRPPITLPRCNEAHVLEFLRYLDQFGKTKVHNQGCPFFGHPNPPAPCPCSLRQAWGSLDALIGRLRAAYEENGGPPESNPFGARAVRLYLREVRDSQAKARGISYEKKKRKRAPPTREMTSPPQLHHHHLHGESSFSGSFLTGLSMDDHHGGGDSGGCGSGERSFP; encoded by the coding sequence atgGATCTCATTCCACCAtcttcatcatcaacttcagCGGGTTCTAACAATGGGCAGCTTAGCAGGTATGAGAATCAGAAACGAAGAGACTGGAATACTTTCGGGCAATACCTAAAAAACCACCGTCCTCCAATAACATTACCTCGTTGTAACGAGGCCCACGTGCTTGAATTTTTAAGGTATTTGGATCAGTTTGGAAAGACTAAGGTTCATAATCAGGGTTGCCCTTTTTTCGGGCACCCGAACCCGCCTGCTCCATGTCCATGCTCACTTCGTCAGGCATGGGGATCACTTGATGCTCTCATAGGTCGTCTTAGGGCAGCTTATGAAGAAAACGGAGGCCCACCCGAGAGTAACCCATTCGGAGCTCGTGCAGTCAGACTTTATCTTCGTGAGGTTAGGGATTCGCAGGCTAAGGCTCGAGGTATCAGCTATGAGAAGAAGAAGCGTAAACGGGCTCCACCCACTAGGGAGATGACTTCACCACCACAACTTcaccatcaccacctccatggTGAGTCTAGTTTTAGTGGAAGTTTTTTAACTGGCCTATCTATGGATGATCATCACGGTGGAGGTGATAGTGGTGGTTGTGGAAGTGGAGAAAGGAGTTTCCcataa